The Microbacterium schleiferi genome contains the following window.
GGCGCCGCCGTCGGCGGCGCGATCGGGGGCGCAGTCGTCGGTGGACTACTCGGTTCAGATGATTCGGGCGAGATTGCCGTCGCGATGGCGCTCGGGCTCGGCGGCTTCGTGATTCTCGCTATCCAGACGGGTACGCTCTATGGTGCCGGGCGCTGGACCGGTGTTGCGCTGGCGATTATCGCCGACCCGGGACTGCGCGCCCTAGTGTTCTTGGCCATTGCTGCGTTTGCTTTGGCTGGTAGTGACACTGTGCCGCTGGGGACGTTGCTGCTCGCGACTGTGTTGCCCTTCATAGGAGCGGCGATAGTCGTCTGGTGGGGCGGTGGCAGAGCGACGGTCAGGGCGGTCTTCATCGAGCAGACCTGGGCACGGCTGCTTCGCAACTCTTTTCACACAGTGGCGGCGGCGACCGCGCTGGGATTTGTCGCGGCAGGAATGCCTCTCGTTATAGCAGCGATCGGCCAGGGAGAGGAGCCTTCGGTCATTGCGGGGGCCGTGCTCGCTGTTGTCCTTCTGCGTGCCCCCCTCGTGAGCCCGATGCTTGCGCTGCAGAGCTACCTGACGGTCACTTTCCGTGACGCGCCGTCGCTTGCCCGCCGACGTTCTCTTCTTCTGACGGCGGGACTCCTTCTCGCCGGTGGCATCGCGGCCCTTGCGGTTGCCTGGGGTGCTCAGGTCGCGGATGACCTACTCTCGCCCCTGTACACTCTGCCGCCCGTGTGGGTTCTTGTCGCGATCGTGTTCGCTGCTGCGCTCGTCGGTATACAGTCCATCGCCGGGGCGGCAGCGTTAGCTCGCGGGAGTCACCGTGTGTACTCTCTAGGGTGGGTCACGACAGCTGCCGGGGTGTTGGTTACCGCTTTGCTTCCATTGCCCTTCGAGGTGAGGCTCACTGTGGCGCTGACATTGCCCGTCGCTGTCGGACTGGCGGTTCATCTGCTCGGGCTGAGCTTGGCCGGGCGTCGGCGTTCTCACGCGGTATGATCAGTGGGTTGAGCTCTCGAAGTCCGTTTGTCGCCGCAAAGTGGGTACCGCTTGTCCTCTGTCATTGATGTGATGCTCCCGTATTACGGGGATGTTGAGCAGATGAAGGCGGCAGTCGACAGCGTAATGATGCAAAGCAGCCCGCATTGGCGCCTCGTAGTCATTGACGACGGTTATCCGGACGAAGAACCCGCACGCTGGTTTGCTTCCATTGCAGACGCTCGAGTTGTGTACCTCCGCAATGAGCAGAACCTCGGCGCCAATGGCAACTATAGGAAAGCTGTTGAACTTGTCGAGTCCTCATGGTTCGTGATGATGGGTGCGGACGACATCATGGCGCCCGACTACCTTCACGTTGTGAACCGGGCAATCCAGTCTTCCGAGGCGGACATCATTCAGCCGGGAGTAAGGGTAATCGACGAGAATGATGCTGTGGTGCGCCCGCTAGCGGACCGTGTCAAGCGGCTCCTATCGCTCAAGCCCGAACCCGGAGGCAGCGTACTCGGAGGTGAAACCCTGGTCGCGAGTCTCTTGAGGGCGAATTGGGCTTACTTTCCGTCAATTGCGTGGCGAACGTCCTCGGTGAGGGAAGTCGGATTCCGCCCGGACTTGGACGTCGCGCAAGATCTTGGGCTCATCCTCGACATTCTCGCGAGAGGCGGGAGGATGATGGTGTTGCCAGACGTCATCTTTGAGTATCGACGCCACACTGCTTCTGACTCATCCGTGCGAGCTCTCGACGGGCGGCGCTTCGATGAAGAGCGACGTTTCTTTGACGGTGAGGCTCGGCGGTTCTCCTCTCTCGGTTGGAACCGTGCCTCTCGAGCAGCGCGGTGGCACTTCGCCTCACGCCTCAATGCGGCGTCGTTGGTGCCGAAGGCGATCACTCGAGGAGGGGCGGTAAATCGTCTGGTACGACATGTCTTCGCGTGAGCAGGACTTCGTTCTTCTTCGCGCGTCAGCCATCGGTGACCGAGGAAATTGAAGGGTGGCATAGGTAAATGGATCTCCTCGTTGTCGGATCCGGTCTCTTCGGCCTCACAGTTGCTGAGCGTGCGGCCTCGGCAGGCCGCAAAGTCGTCATCATCGATCGGCGTGACCATCTCGGAGGGAACGCGTACAGCGTTACTGAACCGGCCACCGGGATCGAGGTTCACCGCTATGGTGCGCACCTGTTCCACACGTCGAATCCCATGGTCTGGGATTACGTCAACAGGTTCACCGGCTTTACGGACTATGTGCATAGAGTGTTCACGAACCACGAGGGCATCGTGTATCCGCTTCCGATCAACCTGGGCACGATCAATCAGTTCTTTCGTGCAGCGTATACACCCGCCCAGGCGCGCGCGCTGGTCCGCGAACTTGCGGAGGAATTCGACCCGAAGGCCGCCAGCAACCTTGAAGAGCGCGCGATTGGACTTGTCGGCCGCCCGCTCTACGAGGCATTTGTTCGGGACTACACGGCGAAGCAGTGGCAGACTGATCCTAGGGACTTGCCCTCCGAAATCATTAGCCGGCTCCCGGTGCGGTACACCTACGATAGTCGCTACTTCAACGACAAATGGGAAGGTCTTCCCGTCGATGGGTATGCTGCTTGGCTTGAGCGAATGGTCGAGAATTCCAACATTGAGGTTCGACTCGGGGTCGACTTCTTCGACGAATCTCAACCACTAAGCCGGAAGGCGACGGTTGGTCAGCTGCCTATCGTCTACACCGGACCGGTTGACCGTTACTTCGATTATTCGGCTGGCGACCTGGCTTGGCGGACGCTGGACTTTGAGCAGGAGGTACTCGACGTCGCTGATTTTCAAGGCACGAGTGTGATGAATTATGCGGATGCGGAGGTGCCGTATACCCGTATTCATGAATTCAAGCACTTCCACCCTGAACGCGCGGAAATATATCCGCGCGATAGAACCGTTATCATGCGCGAATACTCACGTTTTGCTTCTCGGGATGATGAGCCATATTATCCGGTGAACAGTCCCGCGGATCGTGCTAGTCTGCTCGCCTACCGCGAACTCATGGACGGCGAGAGGGACGTCTATTTCGGGGGGCGTTTGGGGACCTATCAATACCTTGACATGCACATGGCAATCGGCTCCGCCCTCACCTTATGGACGAATCGTCTGGCTTCTCATTGAGGCGGTGGAGTGAGAATACCGGCGCTATGCTGTCCGGGGCAACGGCAACCACGGTGATGCGCGTCTTCGAGCCAGACGCGGGGATCGGCGATTGCCTTTGGCCCATCAGCTCGCAGGTGGAACGTGTTTCGGTGACGCGTCGAACTCCTATGTCTGCTGTCCCGCTGGCAGTGAGCCCGGCGTCGGAGATTCGGCATGTTGTGCCCCTCGGCAAACACGAGAGTGTTGGAGTGGCGTCAGAGGCTTCCGCTGCAAGCAGCGCTTCCGACGCTGATCGCGGTGAAGGGGTCGTTCGGCATATCCTGCCGACCGCAGGATCGCTGGGAAAGCGAGCGGTGGGGCTCTCTCTGTTCGTCACATCGCCGGATGGGCCCCGCGGATTAGCGACGAGCGGGAGCGAACCCTCGTGATAGCGAAGCAGAATCTCCGACCGCGCGTGGCCGGGGTTGTCCTCGCGTACCATCCTGACGTCACCATTCTGCGCAACATCGCCGCACTTTTGGAGCAGGTCGATGCCGTCTACGTCGTGAACAACTCGCCCGGCGAGGCAGCGACACAGGTGCTTGCGCCTCTGGTTTCCGTCTCCGACGTCGAGGTCATCGAGCTCGAGGGCAACCTGGGTGTAGGTGCGGGCTTCAACGCGGGAATCCGTCGCGCGCTCGACGCGGACGCCGAATACGTCTGGATCTTTGATCAGGACAGCACGGTTGCACCCCGTATGCTCCGTGCTCTTCTTTCGCATGTGGACGACTACGGAGTGCATACCGGGATCGTGGGGCCGGCGCTGCGTGCAGCAGAGACCGGCCGGGTCTACCCCGCGGATTCAGGGCGTGGCGCAGCGCGGCGAAACACCTTGATCTCGTCCGGTTCCCTTTTCTCGCGGGAACTGCTCGAAGATATCGGTCTCCACGATGAGTGGATGTTTGTCGACTACGTTGATCACGACATCTGCCTCCGCGCCGGTGCCGCAGGGTATACAAACTTGAAGGTTTTCGACACTGTTCTGGACCACCGTTTCGGTGATTCAGTACCCGCCCGCCTGCTTGGACGGAAGGTGTATCTCGCGAACTATTCGCCGCTGCGCCTCTACTATCAATCCCGGAATCGGGTCGTGTTGCTGCGTCGCTTCGGGCCGCGCGGCTGGTTCGGCGAAGACTGTTGGTTCACCCTCAAGGCATGGACGAAGATAGTTCTCTTCGAGACCCAGCGTGGTTCGAAGACCGCGGCAGCTCTTCGGGGGCTATGGGACGGTCTCCGCTGGAGGCCCACCAGCAAGTGACGT
Protein-coding sequences here:
- a CDS encoding glycosyltransferase family 2 protein gives rise to the protein MSSVIDVMLPYYGDVEQMKAAVDSVMMQSSPHWRLVVIDDGYPDEEPARWFASIADARVVYLRNEQNLGANGNYRKAVELVESSWFVMMGADDIMAPDYLHVVNRAIQSSEADIIQPGVRVIDENDAVVRPLADRVKRLLSLKPEPGGSVLGGETLVASLLRANWAYFPSIAWRTSSVREVGFRPDLDVAQDLGLILDILARGGRMMVLPDVIFEYRRHTASDSSVRALDGRRFDEERRFFDGEARRFSSLGWNRASRAARWHFASRLNAASLVPKAITRGGAVNRLVRHVFA
- the glf gene encoding UDP-galactopyranose mutase, producing MDLLVVGSGLFGLTVAERAASAGRKVVIIDRRDHLGGNAYSVTEPATGIEVHRYGAHLFHTSNPMVWDYVNRFTGFTDYVHRVFTNHEGIVYPLPINLGTINQFFRAAYTPAQARALVRELAEEFDPKAASNLEERAIGLVGRPLYEAFVRDYTAKQWQTDPRDLPSEIISRLPVRYTYDSRYFNDKWEGLPVDGYAAWLERMVENSNIEVRLGVDFFDESQPLSRKATVGQLPIVYTGPVDRYFDYSAGDLAWRTLDFEQEVLDVADFQGTSVMNYADAEVPYTRIHEFKHFHPERAEIYPRDRTVIMREYSRFASRDDEPYYPVNSPADRASLLAYRELMDGERDVYFGGRLGTYQYLDMHMAIGSALTLWTNRLASH
- a CDS encoding glycosyltransferase family 2 protein encodes the protein MAGVVLAYHPDVTILRNIAALLEQVDAVYVVNNSPGEAATQVLAPLVSVSDVEVIELEGNLGVGAGFNAGIRRALDADAEYVWIFDQDSTVAPRMLRALLSHVDDYGVHTGIVGPALRAAETGRVYPADSGRGAARRNTLISSGSLFSRELLEDIGLHDEWMFVDYVDHDICLRAGAAGYTNLKVFDTVLDHRFGDSVPARLLGRKVYLANYSPLRLYYQSRNRVVLLRRFGPRGWFGEDCWFTLKAWTKIVLFETQRGSKTAAALRGLWDGLRWRPTSK